Proteins encoded in a region of the Nocardia asteroides genome:
- a CDS encoding Fe-S cluster assembly protein HesB: MTRTLCLAQDAEADKLLTEDHFAILLGMLLDQQYPMEHAFRGPKKIADRMGGFDIQRIAEADPQEFEDLAASPPAIHRYGRSMARRAQELARYVIEHYDGKAENIWTAGDPDGKEVLRRLKDLPGYGEQKAKIFLALLGKQRGVRPEGWRTAAGAYGEEGSRRSVADVTDAESLTQVREFKKQAKAAAKAE, translated from the coding sequence GTGACTCGCACGCTATGCCTGGCGCAGGACGCCGAGGCGGACAAGCTACTGACCGAGGACCACTTCGCCATACTGCTCGGAATGCTCCTGGACCAGCAGTACCCGATGGAGCACGCCTTCCGTGGCCCGAAGAAGATCGCCGACCGGATGGGCGGCTTCGACATCCAGCGCATCGCCGAGGCCGACCCCCAGGAGTTCGAGGACTTGGCCGCGAGCCCGCCCGCGATCCACCGCTACGGCCGGTCGATGGCCCGCCGCGCGCAGGAGCTGGCCCGCTACGTCATCGAGCACTACGACGGCAAGGCCGAGAACATCTGGACCGCGGGCGACCCGGACGGCAAAGAGGTGCTGCGCCGCCTGAAGGACCTTCCCGGCTACGGCGAGCAGAAGGCGAAGATCTTCCTTGCCCTGCTCGGCAAGCAGCGCGGCGTGCGGCCGGAGGGTTGGCGCACGGCCGCCGGCGCGTACGGCGAAGAAGGCTCGCGCCGTTCGGTTGCCGACGTGACCGACGCCGAATCCCTGACACAGGTAAGGGAATTCAAGAAGCAGGCGAAAGCGGCGGCCAAAGCCGAGTAG
- a CDS encoding ROK family protein has product MSLPTLERSVSRVAGSRTRVPRPVVAPELRIADNPAAAVLRAATGGPVSRDNAARTTGLSIATVNRQVSALLAAGLLRERPDLTASGAVGRPRVPFEINHDAYLTIGVHIGAAVTKIVAADLRGRILGGLAIATPQTGQEFATTTVARSAKAFLQRWHRRKALWAGVAIGGRVDPLTGVVDHPKLEWRGAQVGSVLGEVLELPVSVAPHVEAMAGSELLLPTGEPKDQARVKRGSSLYFYVRETAGVAVTLDGRVHTPSNGPGSIAHLPTGSNVECTCGRRGCLEVTVGDRSLHSRAVGLGIIPAYNGTAGSTIADLYRAAEAGSEPAHELLAERATILGHTVAMVRDMLNPDRVILGGQAFTGYRPAVAHVARAFNQGSTLPPTDIRISGFGGKVQEYAAVVTSLSVLYADPLAAVRRTALSD; this is encoded by the coding sequence ATGTCCCTTCCCACCCTCGAACGATCCGTCTCCAGGGTTGCGGGCAGCCGTACCCGCGTCCCGCGTCCGGTTGTCGCTCCCGAACTGCGCATCGCCGACAATCCGGCGGCCGCGGTCCTGCGCGCCGCCACCGGCGGTCCTGTCTCCCGCGACAATGCCGCGCGCACAACCGGTTTGAGCATCGCCACCGTCAATCGCCAGGTTTCCGCACTGCTGGCGGCCGGTCTGCTGCGGGAACGCCCCGACCTGACGGCCTCGGGTGCGGTCGGACGTCCCCGCGTCCCGTTCGAAATCAACCACGACGCCTACCTGACCATCGGCGTCCACATCGGCGCCGCGGTCACGAAGATCGTCGCCGCCGATCTGCGCGGCCGCATCCTCGGTGGTCTGGCGATCGCCACCCCGCAGACCGGCCAGGAGTTCGCCACCACCACCGTCGCCCGCAGCGCGAAGGCGTTCCTGCAGCGCTGGCACCGGCGCAAGGCCCTGTGGGCGGGCGTCGCGATCGGCGGCCGGGTCGACCCGCTGACCGGCGTCGTCGACCACCCCAAACTGGAATGGCGTGGCGCTCAGGTCGGTTCGGTCCTCGGTGAGGTGCTGGAGTTGCCCGTTTCGGTGGCGCCGCACGTCGAGGCGATGGCCGGCTCGGAGCTGTTGCTGCCCACCGGCGAACCGAAGGACCAAGCCCGCGTGAAGCGGGGCAGCAGCCTGTACTTCTACGTGCGTGAGACCGCCGGTGTCGCGGTGACGCTGGACGGGCGCGTGCACACGCCGAGCAACGGCCCCGGTTCGATCGCGCATCTGCCCACCGGTTCGAACGTCGAATGCACCTGCGGACGGCGTGGCTGCTTGGAGGTGACCGTCGGCGATCGGTCGCTGCACTCCAGGGCTGTCGGCCTCGGCATCATCCCGGCGTACAACGGCACCGCGGGCTCGACCATCGCCGACCTGTACCGGGCCGCTGAGGCCGGTTCGGAACCCGCGCACGAGCTGCTCGCCGAGCGGGCCACGATCCTCGGCCACACCGTGGCGATGGTGCGCGACATGCTCAACCCCGACCGGGTGATCCTCGGTGGCCAGGCCTTCACCGGCTACCGCCCCGCGGTCGCCCATGTGGCGCGGGCGTTCAACCAGGGTTCCACCTTGCCGCCCACCGACATCCGAATCAGTGGATTCGGCGGCAAGGTGCAGGAATACGCCGCTGTGGTGACCTCGCTGAGTGTCCTCTACGCCGATCCGCTGGCCGCGGTCCGGCGAACCGCACTGAGCGACTGA
- a CDS encoding DUF2207 domain-containing protein yields the protein MLTFRGAALGALLLAIAGLFATAPVTHAQPAPGVTITADLKLSREGILEVVEKVSVPPDGSFRMSLPLRLKVGDDAERLFRVTEVNTEGAGTATVANDQFTIEARPGESTFEYSVQNTVSDAPGTQVFHWLGVLNTDIASISASLISPSFEMGIVDCKLGPPGNTRPCADVKIEADGVLFLEQTDLRKGDAIDLTLQLPPGTVPSNADVRDSGDAGPFAITTPALVAFGVLLLALAGLVAFVLRARREEAAIGGGSETIDPLLREGDRVQFTSPDGTLPGEAGLLLDGYVDPVDIAATVVDLAVRRYIRIIPLSDSDWRITRVNAPDDQLRDYEKAVYQALLPEGADAVTVGELRKPGRVAAGPVRTALVADAVGRGNFLDRRRPGLPVWLGGALVVAGVAATVVLALTSGHALVGVAIALGGVATLLVPKYLPMRTARGLELARQIRALQRGLETTRREHIPPIDQETVFSRALPFTVLGARADNWIRVFRDLDPSADAQPGLYWFGGFERDRNLQRFASHFPFFITALEGLFTTAGDPHR from the coding sequence ATGCTGACTTTTCGGGGGGCCGCCCTAGGCGCGCTGCTTCTCGCCATCGCGGGATTGTTCGCGACGGCCCCGGTCACCCACGCCCAGCCCGCGCCGGGCGTGACCATCACCGCCGATCTGAAGCTGAGCCGCGAGGGCATCCTCGAAGTGGTCGAAAAGGTCTCGGTACCGCCGGACGGCTCGTTCCGGATGTCGCTTCCACTGCGGTTGAAGGTCGGTGACGACGCCGAGCGCCTCTTCCGGGTCACCGAGGTGAACACGGAGGGCGCGGGCACCGCGACGGTCGCGAACGACCAGTTCACAATCGAGGCCCGGCCGGGCGAATCCACCTTCGAGTACTCCGTGCAGAACACCGTCAGCGATGCCCCGGGCACCCAGGTGTTCCATTGGCTGGGTGTGCTGAACACCGATATCGCGTCCATCAGCGCTTCGCTCATCAGCCCGAGCTTCGAAATGGGCATCGTCGACTGCAAACTCGGCCCGCCCGGCAACACCCGCCCGTGTGCCGACGTCAAGATCGAGGCCGACGGCGTCCTCTTCCTCGAGCAGACCGACTTGCGCAAAGGCGACGCGATCGACCTGACACTGCAACTGCCACCCGGCACCGTGCCGAGCAACGCGGACGTGCGCGACAGCGGCGACGCGGGCCCCTTCGCGATCACCACTCCGGCGCTCGTCGCGTTCGGCGTCCTGCTGCTCGCGCTGGCGGGCCTGGTCGCCTTCGTGCTGCGCGCCCGTCGCGAGGAGGCGGCGATCGGCGGCGGTTCGGAAACGATCGACCCTTTGCTGCGCGAGGGCGATCGGGTGCAGTTCACCTCGCCCGACGGCACGCTGCCCGGCGAGGCGGGTCTGCTGCTGGACGGGTACGTCGATCCGGTCGACATCGCGGCTACCGTGGTGGATCTCGCGGTGCGCCGGTACATCCGGATCATCCCGCTCAGCGACAGCGACTGGCGGATCACCCGGGTCAACGCCCCCGATGATCAGTTGCGCGACTATGAGAAGGCGGTCTACCAGGCGCTGCTGCCCGAAGGCGCCGACGCGGTGACGGTAGGCGAGTTGCGCAAGCCGGGTCGCGTGGCCGCCGGTCCGGTACGCACCGCCTTGGTCGCCGACGCCGTCGGCCGAGGCAACTTCCTCGATCGCCGCCGCCCAGGCCTCCCGGTGTGGCTCGGTGGTGCGCTGGTGGTGGCGGGTGTCGCCGCGACGGTCGTGCTCGCGCTCACGTCCGGACATGCGCTGGTCGGTGTCGCCATCGCGCTCGGTGGCGTCGCTACCCTGCTCGTGCCGAAGTACCTGCCGATGCGGACGGCGCGCGGCCTGGAGCTCGCCCGGCAGATCCGCGCCCTGCAACGTGGACTGGAAACGACTCGGCGCGAACATATCCCGCCGATCGACCAGGAGACCGTGTTCTCCCGCGCCCTGCCGTTCACGGTGCTCGGCGCCCGCGCCGACAACTGGATCCGCGTCTTCCGCGACCTCGATCCCTCGGCCGACGCGCAACCGGGCCTCTACTGGTTCGGCGGCTTCGAACGCGACCGCAACCTCCAGCGCTTCGCGAGCCACTTCCCGTTCTTCATCACGGCGCTGGAAGGACTTTTCACCACTGCGGGCGATCCGCACCGGTAG
- a CDS encoding neutral zinc metallopeptidase: MPYGPPGRPPYPPPRKKGGGGWVVLLVVVVFLVAAGLVRNAIAVGRDSDASGPQPSFTFDAQPDGSAPAATGNNPLLTDPNATLLPARCDYSPWGTQVDAARKFFESAASCLETAWKPVLRKANLPFQPPSLNVSATTAGITTPCTGSTSNFAAFYCPANKTIYMPISQLQTDYFKDNWVVYLSVFAHEYGHHVQAISGILRKANSERADAGPRSARGLELSRRVELQANCFDGMYLSSSSEGGSLSDSQLAVARKDAYGRGDQAGDMRDHGSSENGGQWFETGLDNNRAAQCNTFTASASSVS, encoded by the coding sequence ATGCCCTATGGCCCGCCCGGGCGCCCGCCCTACCCGCCACCGCGCAAAAAGGGTGGTGGCGGATGGGTGGTGCTGCTGGTCGTCGTCGTGTTCCTCGTCGCGGCGGGGCTGGTGCGCAACGCGATCGCGGTGGGACGCGACAGCGACGCGTCCGGCCCGCAACCGAGTTTCACGTTCGACGCCCAGCCGGATGGCTCCGCACCGGCGGCTACCGGAAACAACCCGCTGCTGACCGACCCGAACGCGACGCTGCTTCCCGCGCGGTGCGATTACTCGCCGTGGGGCACCCAGGTGGACGCCGCCCGTAAATTCTTCGAAAGCGCCGCGTCGTGCCTGGAGACGGCGTGGAAACCCGTGCTGCGCAAGGCGAATCTGCCGTTCCAGCCGCCGTCGCTGAACGTCAGCGCGACCACGGCGGGCATCACCACGCCCTGCACCGGCTCGACCAGCAACTTCGCTGCCTTCTACTGCCCGGCGAACAAGACCATCTACATGCCGATCAGCCAGTTGCAGACCGATTATTTCAAGGACAATTGGGTGGTCTACCTGTCGGTCTTCGCGCACGAGTACGGACACCACGTGCAGGCGATTTCCGGCATCCTGCGCAAGGCCAACAGCGAGCGCGCCGACGCGGGGCCGCGCAGCGCCAGGGGGCTGGAGTTGTCGCGTCGCGTCGAGTTGCAGGCCAATTGCTTCGACGGCATGTACCTCTCCTCTTCATCGGAGGGCGGCTCGCTGAGCGACTCGCAGCTGGCCGTGGCACGCAAGGACGCCTACGGGCGCGGCGATCAGGCGGGGGACATGCGCGACCACGGCTCGTCGGAGAACGGTGGGCAGTGGTTCGAGACTGGTTTGGACAATAATCGTGCCGCCCAGTGCAATACGTTCACCGCGTCGGCGAGCTCGGTGAGCTGA
- a CDS encoding TetR/AcrR family transcriptional regulator, giving the protein MIGGRRPRSPRGSGAQLREEILRATAELLTSTGHADAVSIRAVSKLVGVSAPSIYRHFADKDELIEAVVAQVFEDLADAMRAATDPAASPVAQLHDQGMAYVRFALEHPEQYRLATVPAETGGAVDQVLTSGAFQHFAATVRKCMDAGTMAPRDPLPIVLELWSVAHGIASLLIAKPFLPWGDAEAVASRVMGAACLGYGVLDQIGADPPTPDTVTAWLRKVRTDQSPE; this is encoded by the coding sequence ATGATCGGTGGCAGGCGTCCGCGGTCACCGCGGGGTTCCGGAGCCCAGCTGCGCGAGGAGATCCTGCGCGCCACGGCCGAATTGCTCACCAGTACCGGGCATGCCGACGCCGTCTCGATCCGCGCGGTGAGCAAGCTGGTCGGGGTGAGCGCGCCGTCGATCTACCGGCATTTCGCTGACAAGGACGAGCTCATCGAGGCCGTCGTCGCCCAGGTCTTCGAAGACCTCGCCGACGCGATGCGCGCGGCCACCGACCCCGCGGCCTCCCCGGTCGCGCAGCTGCACGACCAAGGCATGGCTTACGTCCGCTTCGCACTCGAGCATCCCGAGCAGTACCGGCTGGCGACCGTGCCCGCCGAGACCGGAGGCGCGGTGGACCAGGTGCTCACCAGCGGGGCTTTCCAGCATTTCGCGGCCACCGTGCGCAAGTGCATGGACGCCGGGACGATGGCGCCGCGCGATCCGCTGCCCATCGTGCTGGAACTGTGGTCGGTCGCCCACGGCATCGCCTCACTGCTGATCGCCAAGCCCTTCCTGCCCTGGGGCGACGCGGAAGCCGTCGCATCGCGCGTGATGGGCGCCGCCTGCCTGGGCTACGGCGTGCTCGACCAGATCGGCGCGGACCCGCCCACACCGGACACGGTCACGGCGTGGCTGCGGAAGGTTCGGACGGATCAGTCCCCGGAGTGA
- a CDS encoding MMPL family transporter, with product MLTRIARFTTRSPRAVLAAALAIAVLCGIFGATAPAHLKSGGFTSDNAESARVNQVIADNFAGAAPNFVLLVSSDAGADDPATKAVGTALADALKARSDVQGVQSYWTAQQPLANALRSTDGNSALVVAYLDGDETQVQHTAGELEEQFAGVSDGVTVRQGGIAAIYHDVTEQTTRDLALAEGVAVPLSMIVLILVFGSLIAAALPLTIGVFAILATLAILRLFTLFTDVSIYALNMTTAMGLALAIDSSLFIVSRFREELANGLDPAAATIRSVQTAGRTVLFSALTVALSMAVLSVFDLYFLKSFAYAGVAVVAAAAAASIVVLPAALVLLGHRVNSLDLRAPLRRLFRRGAPAPGPQAPEDSGWYRLAGGVMRHAAPVAIVIIALLLALGAPFLSVKFGYPDDRVLPDSAASRQVGDALRTEFPQADPVANTTIVLDGYHGDYAALGGYAAELSKVEGVPAVLSAAGIYVTGARIAPPPTGMVNDTGTYLSVATKVDPFSPAGDRQLAEIRAIPAPGEALYGGAAAANADSLKALADRLPLAAALIALTTFVVLFLFTGSVVLPIKALVLNTLSLAAAFGAMVWVFQDGHLSGLLGFTPVGYLVPTMPILMFCLAFGLSMDYEVFLLSRVREEWLATHDNTRAVAVGLARTGRIFTAAAVLMAIVLGALVTAKVSFMQLLGLGLTLTVLADATIIRGLLAPALMRLLGPANWWAPAPLARLHAKIGLTEDEQDPAARPLETAGRA from the coding sequence ATGCTGACCCGGATTGCCCGATTCACCACACGATCTCCGCGCGCCGTACTGGCGGCGGCCCTGGCCATCGCCGTGCTGTGCGGCATCTTCGGCGCCACCGCGCCCGCCCACTTGAAGTCCGGCGGGTTCACCTCGGACAATGCCGAATCCGCCCGCGTCAACCAAGTGATCGCGGACAACTTCGCCGGCGCGGCCCCCAACTTCGTCCTGTTGGTCAGCTCGGACGCGGGCGCGGACGATCCGGCAACCAAGGCGGTCGGCACCGCGTTGGCGGACGCGCTGAAGGCACGCTCGGATGTGCAGGGCGTCCAGTCCTACTGGACCGCGCAGCAGCCGTTGGCGAACGCGTTGCGCAGCACCGATGGCAACAGCGCCCTGGTCGTCGCCTACCTCGACGGCGACGAGACGCAAGTCCAGCACACCGCGGGCGAACTCGAGGAGCAGTTCGCGGGCGTCTCCGACGGCGTCACGGTCCGCCAAGGCGGCATCGCCGCGATCTACCACGACGTCACCGAGCAGACCACTCGCGACCTCGCCTTGGCCGAGGGCGTCGCGGTGCCGCTGTCGATGATCGTGCTGATCCTGGTGTTCGGCAGCTTGATCGCCGCCGCCCTCCCGCTGACCATCGGGGTCTTCGCCATCCTGGCGACCCTGGCGATCCTGCGCCTGTTCACACTGTTCACCGACGTCTCGATCTACGCGCTGAACATGACGACGGCGATGGGTCTGGCGCTGGCCATCGACTCCAGCCTGTTCATCGTCAGCCGCTTCCGGGAGGAACTCGCCAACGGGCTGGATCCGGCCGCGGCCACCATCCGCTCCGTGCAGACCGCGGGACGCACCGTGCTGTTCTCCGCGCTCACCGTCGCACTCTCGATGGCCGTGCTGAGCGTGTTCGACCTGTACTTCCTGAAGAGCTTCGCCTACGCCGGCGTCGCGGTCGTCGCCGCGGCGGCGGCCGCCTCCATCGTCGTCCTGCCCGCGGCGCTCGTCCTGCTCGGACACCGGGTGAACTCCCTCGATCTGCGGGCTCCGTTGCGGCGCCTGTTCCGCCGCGGCGCGCCCGCACCCGGCCCGCAAGCGCCGGAGGACAGCGGCTGGTATCGGCTGGCCGGTGGCGTGATGCGGCACGCCGCGCCGGTCGCCATCGTGATCATCGCGCTGCTGCTGGCACTCGGCGCTCCGTTCCTCTCGGTGAAGTTCGGCTATCCCGACGACCGGGTACTGCCCGACAGCGCCGCCAGCCGCCAGGTCGGCGACGCCTTGCGCACCGAGTTCCCCCAAGCCGACCCGGTCGCCAACACCACGATCGTGCTGGACGGCTACCACGGCGACTACGCGGCGCTCGGGGGGTACGCCGCCGAGCTGTCCAAGGTCGAAGGCGTGCCCGCCGTGCTCTCCGCAGCCGGGATCTACGTGACCGGAGCGCGAATCGCGCCGCCTCCGACCGGAATGGTCAACGACACCGGGACCTACCTGAGCGTCGCGACCAAGGTCGATCCCTTCTCGCCCGCCGGGGACCGGCAGCTAGCCGAGATCCGGGCGATCCCGGCGCCGGGCGAGGCCCTCTACGGCGGCGCCGCGGCGGCCAACGCCGATTCGCTGAAGGCGCTGGCCGACCGGCTTCCACTCGCGGCCGCGCTGATCGCGCTGACGACGTTCGTCGTGTTGTTCCTGTTCACCGGCAGCGTCGTGCTGCCGATCAAAGCGCTCGTGCTGAACACACTGTCGCTGGCCGCCGCCTTCGGCGCGATGGTGTGGGTGTTCCAGGACGGCCACCTGTCCGGGCTGCTCGGTTTCACCCCGGTGGGCTACTTGGTGCCGACCATGCCGATCCTGATGTTCTGCTTGGCCTTCGGCCTGTCCATGGACTACGAGGTCTTCCTGCTGTCGCGGGTGCGCGAGGAGTGGCTGGCCACCCACGACAACACCCGCGCGGTGGCGGTCGGCCTGGCCCGCACGGGCCGGATCTTCACCGCGGCCGCCGTGTTGATGGCCATCGTGCTCGGCGCCTTGGTAACCGCGAAGGTCTCCTTCATGCAGCTGCTCGGCCTTGGCCTCACGCTGACCGTGCTCGCCGACGCCACGATCATCCGCGGCCTGCTCGCGCCCGCGCTCATGCGCCTGCTCGGTCCGGCCAACTGGTGGGCGCCCGCCCCGCTGGCCCGCCTGCACGCCAAGATCGGGCTGACCGAGGACGAGCAGGACCCCGCGGCCCGCCCGCTGGAAACCGCGGGACGGGCATGA
- a CDS encoding acetyl-CoA C-acetyltransferase, giving the protein MTTEAYIYEAIRTPRGRGKKNGSLHSVKPIDLTVGLIQELRGRFPNLDEDRISDLILGVVAPVGDQGADIARTAVTVAGLPDTVGGFQLNRFCASGLEAVNLAAQKVRSGFDDLVIAGGVESMSRVPMGSDGGAWALDPATNYDTYFVPQGVSADLIATIEGFSRDDVDAYAVRSQELAAKATTGGYFAKSIVPVKDQNGIVVLDKDEHMRPGTTAEDLAKLQPSFAVIGEMGGFDAVALQKFHFVEKINHVHHGGNSSGIVDGAALVLVGTEEAGKASGLTPRARVVATATSGADSTIMLTGPTPAAKKVLAKAGLTLDDIDLVEINEAFASVVLKFQKDLNVPDEKLNVNGGAIAMGHPLGATGAMITGTMVDELERRGGRYALITLCIGGGMGVATIIERV; this is encoded by the coding sequence ATGACCACAGAGGCCTACATTTACGAGGCCATCCGCACCCCGCGCGGCCGTGGCAAGAAGAACGGCTCGCTGCACTCGGTCAAGCCGATCGACCTGACTGTTGGTCTGATCCAGGAGCTGCGCGGCCGCTTTCCGAACCTCGACGAGGACCGGATCTCCGACCTGATCCTCGGCGTGGTGGCGCCGGTCGGCGACCAGGGCGCCGACATCGCCCGCACCGCGGTCACCGTGGCAGGCCTGCCCGACACCGTCGGCGGATTCCAGCTCAACCGCTTCTGCGCCTCCGGCCTCGAGGCCGTCAACCTGGCCGCCCAGAAGGTCCGCTCCGGCTTCGACGACCTGGTCATCGCCGGTGGCGTCGAGTCCATGTCGCGCGTGCCGATGGGCTCCGACGGCGGCGCCTGGGCGCTGGACCCGGCCACCAACTACGACACCTACTTCGTCCCGCAGGGCGTCTCCGCCGACCTGATCGCCACCATCGAGGGCTTCAGCCGCGACGATGTCGACGCCTACGCGGTGCGCTCGCAGGAGCTGGCCGCCAAGGCCACCACCGGCGGCTACTTCGCCAAGTCGATCGTCCCGGTCAAGGACCAGAACGGCATCGTCGTGCTGGACAAGGACGAGCACATGCGTCCCGGCACCACCGCCGAGGACCTGGCCAAGTTGCAGCCGTCCTTCGCCGTGATCGGTGAGATGGGTGGCTTCGACGCGGTGGCGCTGCAGAAGTTCCACTTCGTCGAGAAGATCAACCACGTGCACCACGGCGGCAACAGCTCCGGCATCGTCGACGGCGCCGCGCTCGTGCTCGTCGGTACGGAAGAGGCGGGCAAGGCCTCCGGCCTGACCCCGCGTGCGCGCGTCGTCGCGACCGCCACCAGCGGCGCCGACTCCACCATCATGCTCACCGGTCCGACGCCGGCCGCCAAGAAGGTGCTGGCCAAGGCGGGTCTGACCCTCGACGACATCGACCTGGTCGAGATCAACGAGGCGTTCGCCTCCGTGGTGCTGAAGTTCCAGAAGGATCTCAACGTCCCGGACGAGAAGCTGAACGTCAACGGCGGTGCGATCGCGATGGGCCACCCGCTGGGTGCTACCGGCGCGATGATCACCGGCACCATGGTCGACGAGCTGGAGCGCCGGGGTGGCCGCTACGCGCTGATCACCCTGTGCATCGGCGGCGGCATGGGCGTGGCCACCATCATCGAGCGGGTCTGA
- a CDS encoding enoyl-CoA hydratase/isomerase family protein: MIGWEQDSDGIVVLTMDDPNQGANTMNELYKKSMTATVDRLEAEKDNITGVVLTSAKKTFFAGGDLKNMMKVGPEDAQALMDELAEIKGALRRLEQLGKPVVAAINGAALGGGLEIALATHHRIAADVPGSQIGLPEATLGLLPAGGGVIRTVRMLGLQNALMQVLLQGQRNKPAKAKEIGLIDELVGSVEELVPAAKAWIKANPEACVQPWDKKGFKIPGGTPSSPAFAANLPAFPANLRKQIKGANMPAPRAIMSAAVEGSQVDIDNASLIESRYFVHLLTGPVAKNMIQAFFFDLQTINNGGSRPKDVPKKEIKKVGVLGAGMMGAGIAYVSAKAGYEVVLKDVSIEAAERGKNYSEKIEAKALSRGKTTEEKSKALLDRIKPTADAADFAGVDFVIEAVFENTELKHKVFQEIEDVVTPDALLGSNTSTLPITGLATGVKRQEDFIGIHFFSPVDKMPLVEIIRGEKTSDEALARVFDYTLAIKKTPIVVNDSRGFFTSRVIGTFVNEAIAMLKEGIEPATIEQAGLQAGYPAAPLQLSDELNMKLMQKIAKETLEAAQAGDTTLGVKRHPAQDVIDYMVSEGRPGRLEKAGFYEYDENGKRTGLWPGLREHFKTTTDFGVPIQDLIDRMLFAEAIETQKCFDEGVLTSTADANIGSIFGIGFPAWTGGVHQFIVGYPGGQEAFVERADYLAKTYGDRFEVPASLRK; the protein is encoded by the coding sequence ATGATCGGTTGGGAGCAGGATTCGGACGGCATCGTCGTGCTGACGATGGACGACCCGAACCAGGGCGCCAACACGATGAACGAGCTGTACAAGAAGTCGATGACCGCCACCGTCGACCGGCTCGAGGCGGAAAAGGACAACATCACCGGTGTCGTCCTGACCTCCGCGAAGAAGACCTTCTTCGCCGGCGGCGACCTGAAGAACATGATGAAGGTCGGTCCGGAGGACGCCCAGGCGCTGATGGACGAGCTGGCCGAGATCAAGGGCGCGCTGCGCCGCTTGGAGCAGCTGGGCAAGCCGGTCGTCGCCGCCATCAACGGCGCCGCGCTCGGCGGCGGTCTGGAGATCGCGCTGGCCACCCACCACCGCATCGCGGCGGATGTGCCCGGTTCGCAGATCGGTCTGCCGGAGGCCACCCTCGGCCTGCTGCCCGCGGGCGGCGGCGTCATCCGCACCGTACGCATGCTGGGCCTGCAGAACGCCCTGATGCAGGTGCTGCTGCAGGGCCAGCGCAACAAGCCGGCCAAGGCCAAGGAGATCGGCCTGATCGACGAGCTCGTCGGCTCGGTCGAGGAGCTGGTCCCGGCCGCCAAGGCGTGGATCAAGGCCAACCCCGAGGCCTGTGTGCAGCCGTGGGACAAGAAGGGCTTCAAGATCCCCGGCGGCACCCCGTCCTCGCCGGCCTTCGCGGCGAACCTGCCCGCCTTCCCGGCCAACCTGCGCAAGCAGATCAAGGGCGCGAACATGCCCGCGCCGCGCGCGATCATGTCGGCCGCGGTCGAGGGCTCGCAGGTCGACATCGACAACGCGTCGCTGATCGAGTCCCGCTACTTCGTGCATCTGCTCACCGGGCCGGTCGCGAAGAACATGATCCAGGCGTTCTTCTTCGACCTGCAGACGATCAACAACGGCGGTTCGCGTCCGAAGGACGTGCCGAAGAAGGAGATCAAGAAGGTCGGCGTGCTCGGCGCGGGCATGATGGGCGCGGGCATCGCGTACGTCTCGGCCAAGGCCGGCTACGAGGTCGTGCTCAAGGACGTCTCGATCGAGGCGGCCGAGCGCGGCAAGAACTACTCCGAGAAGATCGAGGCCAAGGCGCTCTCGCGGGGCAAGACCACCGAGGAGAAGTCCAAGGCGCTGCTGGACCGGATCAAGCCGACCGCGGACGCGGCCGACTTCGCCGGCGTCGACTTCGTCATCGAGGCCGTCTTCGAGAACACCGAGCTGAAGCACAAGGTGTTCCAGGAGATCGAGGACGTCGTCACCCCCGACGCGCTGCTCGGCTCGAACACCTCCACCCTGCCGATCACCGGTCTGGCGACCGGCGTGAAGCGCCAGGAGGACTTCATCGGCATCCACTTCTTCTCGCCGGTCGACAAGATGCCGCTGGTGGAGATCATCAGGGGTGAGAAGACCTCGGACGAGGCGCTGGCCCGGGTGTTCGACTACACCCTCGCGATCAAGAAGACCCCGATCGTCGTCAACGACAGCCGCGGCTTCTTCACCTCGCGCGTGATCGGCACCTTCGTCAACGAGGCGATCGCCATGCTGAAGGAGGGCATCGAGCCCGCCACCATCGAGCAGGCCGGTCTGCAGGCGGGCTACCCCGCCGCGCCGCTGCAGCTGTCGGACGAGCTGAACATGAAGCTCATGCAGAAGATCGCGAAGGAGACCCTGGAGGCCGCTCAGGCGGGCGACACCACCCTGGGCGTCAAGCGGCACCCGGCGCAGGACGTCATCGACTACATGGTGTCCGAGGGTCGTCCGGGCCGCTTGGAGAAGGCGGGCTTCTACGAGTACGACGAGAACGGCAAGCGCACCGGTCTGTGGCCGGGCCTGCGTGAGCACTTCAAGACCACGACCGACTTCGGCGTCCCGATCCAGGATCTGATCGACCGCATGCTGTTCGCGGAGGCGATCGAGACCCAGAAGTGCTTCGACGAGGGCGTGCTCACCTCGACCGCCGACGCCAACATCGGCTCCATCTTCGGCATCGGCTTCCCGGCCTGGACCGGTGGTGTGCACCAGTTCATCGTCGGTTACCCCGGTGGCCAGGAGGCCTTCGTGGAACGCGCCGACTACCTCGCCAAGACCTACGGCGATCGCTTCGAGGTCCCGGCCTCGCTGCGCAAGTAG